From the genome of Cetobacterium somerae ATCC BAA-474:
TGGAAGATTTTTTAGATTTGAAAAAGGAAAATATTTAATAGTTGGAAGAGAGCAAGAAGATAATTTAAAAATAAATGAATTTAAAGATTACGGCTCTTTATTTATTAGAGGAAAAGAGGTTCCTGGACCTCACATGGTTGGATTTGGTAATCTGACACAAGATGAGATTGATTTTTCTTTAAATCTATTTTCTAGATACTCAAAAGTTAAAGGAACTACAGAAATAACTATTTTACTAAATGGAAAAGACGTTACTATCCCTGCAGTTGACCTTGAAAATTTAAATGAAAAAATTAAAAAGTATCAAATTACTATGTAATTTTTAACAGCTAAGATATTTTCTTAGCTGTTTTTTTTTCAATTTTTATTTTAATTTATTCAAAAACGTTATATAATTATTTTGTGTTCACATATACTAAATAATGTTAAGGAGGGGACAAATTATGAAGTTGTCCAGTTATCTTTCAGAAGATAAGATTATATCTAACCTAAAAGGAGAAACCTTTGAGGAACTTATTACAAATTTACTTAAAGAACTTGCTAAAACAAATAAGCAAGTTAAAGTAGAACAAGAGATTATGAAAAGGGCTATTTTAAAAAGAGAGAGTGAAGCTTCTACGTATATTGGAAATGGTGTTGCAATTCCTCACGCTAGACTTGAATACTTTGATGATATCATTGTTTCTATCGCTTTTCCTGAAAAACATGTAACTATGAAAAATGTAATGGGTGAAGAAGAACCTGTTGATTTCATTGTTCTTATTGTTGCTGATGTTTTAAAAAATAAGAATATCCTTAAAATTATGTCTGGAATCTCTAGACTTTGCCTTAAAAATAAAGATGTTTTTAAAGAGATTTTAAAATATAAATCTCCTGAAAAAACAATTGAAATTTTAAATAAAATGAAAATTGAAATAGATCATAATATTACCGCTGAAGACTTATTTACCACATCTATACTCCCTGCTAAAGAAAATAACACTCTAGAAGATATTGCAAAAAGAATTATTATGGACAGAGTTTCTGGAATCCCAGTAGTTGATAATCATAATAACTTTTTGGGAGAAATTACAGAGCGAGAACTTATTTCTTTTGGTATGCCTAAACATACTACTATTTTAAATGATTTAAGTTTTCTTACCGTAGGTGAACCTTTCGAAAATTATTTAGTAAATGAAAAAATAACAACTATAAAAGATCTGTATAGAACAGAAGGAATAATTACAATTGATAAAGATGCTTCCCTTATGGAGATATCATATATATTTATGAATAAAGGTGTTACAAGAATTTATGTTCTTGAAAATAATAAATATGTTGGTCTTATATTTAGGTCCGATATAATTAAGAAAATTTTACATATATAAGGAGAATATTTTTATGTATTCAATTAAAACTGTTTCTGAAATGGTCGGTCTTTCGTCTCATACAATTAGATACTATGACAAATGTGGTTTAATGCCATATATCGCTCGAAATAAAAATGGAATTCGTTCCTTTTCTCAAGATGATATATTTTGGATTGAAATAATTAAGTGTCTTAAAAATACTGGAATGACTATTGAAGACATTAAATCAATTGTCGATTTAAGTTTAAAAGGAGATCAGACAAAAGAGGAAAGACTAGCTATTCTTTTAGAACATAGAAAAAAAATATTAGAACAAATTGAAGAATTAAATAATAATTTAAAGAAACTTGATTTAAAAATTGCTTGGTATGAGAATAATTCTATTTCTTGTAAATAAATATCTTGACTTAGAGTCAACTCTAAGGTTTATAATCTCACTAATTAATAATAGGAGGTTGATTTCATGTTAAATTTTAATTTTTATAACCCAACTCATATAGTTTTTGGAAAAGATACTTTAGATCAATTAAATACTTTAGTTCCTTTAAATGCCAAAGTGCTAATAACTTACGGTGGGGGATCTGTTAAGAAGTTTGGAACATTAGAAAATGTTATTAAAAATCTTCCTGGAAGAAAAATCTTTGAATTTGGTGGAATTGAACCAAATCCTCAATATGAAACTTTAATGAAAGCTGTCGATATTGCTAAAAAAGAAAATATAGATTTTCTTCTTGCTGTTGGTGGGGGATCTGTTATGGATGGAACTAAATTTATAGCTCTTGCTTCTAAATATGATGGTGATTGCCTAAATCTGCTAACTCCAGATTTTGATTTAGCTCCAGTTGATTCAGCAATTCCTTTAGGAACTGTTGTCACTTTACCAGCTACTGGATCTGAAATGAATAATGGAGCTGTTATCAGTCATAAAGGATTAAAAGTTCCTGTTTTTAGTATGCATACATTTC
Proteins encoded in this window:
- a CDS encoding PTS sugar transporter subunit IIA, with translation MKLSSYLSEDKIISNLKGETFEELITNLLKELAKTNKQVKVEQEIMKRAILKRESEASTYIGNGVAIPHARLEYFDDIIVSIAFPEKHVTMKNVMGEEEPVDFIVLIVADVLKNKNILKIMSGISRLCLKNKDVFKEILKYKSPEKTIEILNKMKIEIDHNITAEDLFTTSILPAKENNTLEDIAKRIIMDRVSGIPVVDNHNNFLGEITERELISFGMPKHTTILNDLSFLTVGEPFENYLVNEKITTIKDLYRTEGIITIDKDASLMEISYIFMNKGVTRIYVLENNKYVGLIFRSDIIKKILHI
- a CDS encoding MerR family transcriptional regulator, with translation MYSIKTVSEMVGLSSHTIRYYDKCGLMPYIARNKNGIRSFSQDDIFWIEIIKCLKNTGMTIEDIKSIVDLSLKGDQTKEERLAILLEHRKKILEQIEELNNNLKKLDLKIAWYENNSISCK